A window of the Brassica oleracea var. oleracea cultivar TO1000 chromosome C1, BOL, whole genome shotgun sequence genome harbors these coding sequences:
- the LOC106309175 gene encoding NADH dehydrogenase [ubiquinone] 1 beta subcomplex subunit 9-like isoform X1, producing MSGVSSAAYFARRAAQKERVRILYRRALKDTLNWAVHRHIFYRDASDLREKFNANQDVEDVDRIDKLIAHGESEYDKWRHPDPYIVPWAPGGSKFCRNPTPPAGIEIVYNYGQEDNP from the exons ATGAGCGGAGTATCATCGGCGGCGTATTTCGCGCGGCGAGCGGCGCAGAAGGAGAGGGTTCGAATCCTCTATCGACGCGCTCTCAAGGATACTCTCAATTGGGCTGTCCATCGCCACATCTTCTACCGAGAC GCTTCTGATCTGCGCGAGAAGTTCAATGCTAATCAAGACGTG GAGGATGTTGACAGAATCGACAAACTGATTGCTCATGGTGAATCAGAGTACGACAAGTGGCGCCACCCTGATCCTTATATCG TTCCATGGGCACCTGGTGGCTCAAAGTTCTGTAGAAACCCCACTCCGCCTGCTGGG ATCGAGATTGTGTACAACTACGGTCAAGAAGACAACCCTTAA
- the LOC106309175 gene encoding NADH dehydrogenase [ubiquinone] 1 beta subcomplex subunit 9-like isoform X2, which produces MSGVSSAAYFARRAAQKERVRILYRRALKDTLNWAVHRHIFYRDEDVDRIDKLIAHGESEYDKWRHPDPYIVPWAPGGSKFCRNPTPPAGIEIVYNYGQEDNP; this is translated from the exons ATGAGCGGAGTATCATCGGCGGCGTATTTCGCGCGGCGAGCGGCGCAGAAGGAGAGGGTTCGAATCCTCTATCGACGCGCTCTCAAGGATACTCTCAATTGGGCTGTCCATCGCCACATCTTCTACCGAGAC GAGGATGTTGACAGAATCGACAAACTGATTGCTCATGGTGAATCAGAGTACGACAAGTGGCGCCACCCTGATCCTTATATCG TTCCATGGGCACCTGGTGGCTCAAAGTTCTGTAGAAACCCCACTCCGCCTGCTGGG ATCGAGATTGTGTACAACTACGGTCAAGAAGACAACCCTTAA
- the LOC106326120 gene encoding GATA transcription factor 3-like, producing the protein MELWTEARALKASLRGEAIKHQVIVSEELSRTSSAEDFSVECFLDFSEEVQEEEELVYISSSQEEQEQDCCNTSSQPCIFDQLPSLPDGDVEELEWVSRVVDDCSSQEVSLLFTQTHKTRPSFSSRVPVKPRTKRPRNSLAGDRVWPLVSTNQHAAGEQQWRKKKKQEPVIVFQRRCSHCGTNTTPQWRTGPVGPKTLCNACGVRFKSGRLCPEYRPADSPTFSNEIHSNLHRKVLELRKSKELVEEETGEAITKSDQVKFGSQSGREDLGKM; encoded by the exons ATGGAGCTGTGGACAGAAGCTAGAGCCCTGAAGGCTAGTCTAAGAGGAGAAGCTATCAAACATCAAGTGATTGTGTCTGAGGAACTAAGCAGAACTTCTTCTGCTGAAGATTTCTCCGTCGAGTGTTTCCTCGATTTCTCAGAAGAAGTTCAAGAAGAAGAAGAACTTGTCTATATTTCTTCTTCACAAGAAGAACAAGAACAAGATTGTTGTAACACTAGTTCACAGCCTTGCATTTTTGATCAACTTCCTTCTTTGCCG GATGGAGATGTTGAAGAGCTTGAATGGGTATCTCGTGTTGTTGATGATTGTTCATCACAAGAAGTCTCACTTCTCTTCACACAAACCCACAAAACCAGACCAAGCTTCTCGTCTCGAGTTCCGGTTAAACCAAGAACCAAACGGCCTCGGAACAGCTTAGCCGGAGACAGGGTCTGGCCACTCGTTTCAACCAACCAACATGCAGCAGGAGAGCAGCAGTGGAGGAAGAAGAAGAAACAAGAACCGGTCATTGTGTTTCAACGAAGATGCAGCCATTGTGGGACAAACACCACACCTCAGTGGAGAACCGGTCCGGTCGGTCCAAAAACCTTATGTAACGCATGTGGAGTTCGGTTCAAGTCCGGTAGGCTATGTCCGGAATACAGACCGGCGGATAGTCCGACGTTCTCTAATGAGATTCACTCAAATCTTCATAGGAAGGTTCTTGAATTGAGAAAGAGTAAAGAGTTGGTTGAAGAAGAAACAGGTGAAGCTATTACTAAATCAGACCAAGTCAAATTTGGCAGCCAAAGTGGTAGAGAAGACTTAGGTAAAATGTAA
- the LOC106308585 gene encoding 40S ribosomal protein S3a-2-like gives MAVGKNKRISKGRKGGKKKIVDPFSKKDWYDIKAPSNFKQRNVGKTLVSRTQGTKIASEGLKHRVFEVSLADLQGDEDHSYRKIRLRAEDVQGRNVLTQFWGMDFTTDKLRSLVKKWQTLIEAHVDVKTTDSYTLRLFCIGFTKRRANQVKRTCYAQSSQIRQIRRKMSEIMVKEASSCDLKELVAKFIPEAIGRDIEKAVQSIYPLQNVFIRKVKILKAPKFDLGKLMEVHGDYTAEDVGVKVDRPADETVAEEPTEIIGA, from the exons ATGGCTGTCGG GAAGAACAAGAGGATCTCCAAGGGTCGTAAAGGAGGCAAGAAGAAGAT TGTTGATCCTTTCTCCAAGAAGGATTGGTATGACATCAAGGCCCCCTCTAACTTCAAACAGAGAAATGTTGGCAAGACTCTTGTTTCTAGGACTCAGGGTACCAAG ATTGCCTCTGAGGGGTTGAAACATAGAGTTTTTGAGGTTTCACTTGCTGATCTCCAAGGTGATGAGGATCACTCTTACAGGAAGATCCGTCTCAGAGCTGAGGATGTCCAGGGCAGGAATGTCTTGACCCAGTTCTGG GGTATGGACTTCACAACCGACAAGCTGAGGTCGTTGGTGAAGAAGTGGCAGACGTTGATTGAAGCCCATGTCGATGTGAAGACCACTGACAGCTACACGTTGAGGTTGTTCTGCATTGGTTTCACCAAGAGGCGTGCTAACCAGGTCAAGCGTACTTGTTATGCTCAATCCAGCCAAATCCGCCAG ATTCGCAGGAAGATGAGTGAAATCATGGTGAAGGAGGCTTCGTCTTGTGACCTTAAGGAGCTTGTGGCCAAGTTCATCCCTGAGGCCATTGGGAGAGATATTGAGAAGGCCGTTCAAAGCATCTATCCCTTGCAGAACGTGTTCATCCGCAAAGTTAAGATCCTAAAGGCTCCCAAGTTTGACCTTGGAAAGCTCATGGAG GTGCATGGAGACTACACAGCAGAGGATGTTGGTGTGAAGGTAGACAGGCCAGCTGATGAGACAGTGGCTGAAGAGCCAACTGAAATCATCGGAGCTTAG
- the LOC106308577 gene encoding src substrate cortactin, with protein sequence MDAIRKQASRLREQVARQQQAVFKQFGGGGHGSSLSDNAELHQHQKLEKLYISTRAAKHYQRDIVRGVEGYIVTGSKQVEIGTKLSEDSRKYGSENTCTNGNVLTRAALSYGRARAQMEKERGNMLKALGTQVAEPLRAMVMGAPLEDARHLAQRYDRIRQEAEAQATEVARRQAKARESQGHPDILTKLESAEAKLQDLKANMTTLGKEAASALSSVEDQQQKLTLERLISMVESERAYHQRVLQILDQLEGEMVSERQRIEAPTTPSSNADNMPPPPSYEEANGVFASHMHDTSTDSMGYFLGEVLFPYHGVTDVELSLTAGEYVVVRKVTGNGWAEGECKGKAGWFPYEYIERRERVLASKVSEVF encoded by the exons ATGGATGCGATACGGAAACAAGCGAGCAGGCTGAGGGAACAAGTCGCGAGACAGCAGCAG GCTGTGTTCAAGCAATTTGGAGGAGGAGGACATGGCTCTAGTTTATCCGATAATGCAGAGCTCCATCAGCACCAGAAGCTTGAGAAGCTTTACATATCCACCCGTGCTGCCAAG CATTACCAAAGAGATATTGTTCGTGGGGTGGAAGGTTATATAGTCACCGGATCCAAACAAGTTGAAATAG GGACGAAACTGTCTGAGGATAGCAGGAAATATGGTTCAGAAAACACATGTACAAATGGTAACGTCTTGACTAGGGCGGCACTCAGCTATGGCCGTGCTCGTGCACAGATGGAGAAAGAGCGTGGGAATATGTTGAAGGCTCTTGGTACACAG GTTGCTGAGCCATTAAGGGCAATGGTCATGGGAGCTCCATTGGAGGATGCTAGACATCTTGCTCAACGTTATGACAGAATTCGCCAAGAAGCTGAAGCTCAG GCGACAGAAGTTGCCAGACGCCAAGCGAAGGCGAGGGAGTCACAAGGCCATCCTGACATCTTGACGAAACTGGAATCTGCAGAAGCGAAACTTCAAGACCTAAAAGCAAATATGACAACATTGGGGAAGGAAGCCGCTTCTGCTTTATCTTCCGTTGAGGATCAACAACAAAAATTGACTCTTGAACGACTTATATCAATG GTTGAATCTGAACGTGCCTACCATCAAAGAGTCCTCCAAATACTTGATCAGCTCGAAGGAGAG ATGGTATCTGAGAGGCAACGTATCGAAGCCCCCACTACTCCTTCCTCAAATGCTGACAATATGCCGCCACCTCCATCGTATGAGGAAGCAAATGGAGTGTTTGCATCTCACATGCACGACACATCAACAGATAGCATGGGTTACTTCTTAGGAGAG GTCTTGTTCCCATATCACGGTGTGACAGATGTCGAGCTGAGCTTAACAGCTGGTGAATACGTTGTTGTTAGAAAG GTTACTGGCAACGGATGGGCAGAAGGTGAATGCAAAGGCAAAGCTGGTTGGTTCCCTTATGAGTACATTGAAAGAAGGGAACGAGTTCTTGCTAGCAAAGTCTCTGAAGTCTTTTGA
- the LOC106308593 gene encoding squalene synthase (The sequence of the model RefSeq protein was modified relative to this genomic sequence to represent the inferred CDS: added 51 bases not found in genome assembly), producing MGSLSTILRHPDEIYPLLKLKLAIIKAQNQIPLDDPHLALCYSLLQKVSRSFSLVIQQLGTELRDAVCVFYLILRALDTVEDDTSIPMEIKVPILLAFHRHIYDRDWHFICGTEEYKVLMDQFHHVSAAFLELEKGYQEAIEDITKRMGAGMAKFISREVETVDEYDEYCHYAAGLVGLGLSKLLLASGLEVLTPDWKQISNSTGLFLQKTNIIKDYLEDINEIPKPRMFWPREIWGKYVDKLEDLKNEENSTKAVQCLNEMVTNALIHVEDCLKSMAGLRDPAIFKSCAIPQIVAMGTLALCYNNVQVFRGVVKLRRGLIAKVIDRTKTMDDVYGAFYDFSCMLKTKVDKNDPNAIKTLKRLEAIEKVCRENGDLHKRKSYVNNETRSKALLFLMLVPLLAILVLAYLKHTHINASDRLFNLVNSRS from the exons ATGGGAAGCTTGAGTACAATTCTGAGACACCCTGATGAGATATATCCACTCTTAAAGTTGAAACTTGCTATTATAAAAGCTCAGAATCAGATCCCTCTTGATGATCCACACTTGGCTCTCTGCTACTCATTGCTCCAAAAAGTTTCTAGAAGCTTCTCTCTTGTTATTCAACAACTAGGCACCGAGCTTCGTGACGCC GTGTGTGTGTTCTACTTGATTCTCCGTGCTCTTGATACTGTTG AGGATGACACAAGCATACCAATGGAGATCAAGGTTCCTATTTTGTTAGCTTTCCACCGTCATATATACGATCGTGACTGGCATTTTATAT GTGGTACAGAGGAGTACAAGGTTCTAATGGACCAGTTTCACCATGTTTCTGCAGCTTTTCTGGAACTTGAAAAAGG GTATCAAGAAGCTATTGAAGATATAACTAAAAGAATGGGTGCAGGAATGGCCAAATTTATTTCCAGGGAG GTAGAAACGGTTGATGAGTATGATGAATACTGCCATTATGCTGCTGGACTAGTGGGTTTAGGTTTGTCAAAACTCTTGCTTGCTTCAGGATTAGAAGTACTGACTCCAGACTGGAAGCAGATTTCCAATTCTACCGGCTTATTTCTCCAA AAAACAAACATCATCAAAGATTACCTTGAAGACATTAATGAGATACCAAAGCCGCGCATGTTTTGGCCCCGTGAGATTTGGGGAAAATATGTTGACAAGCTCGAG GACTTAAAAAATGAGGAGAACTCAACAAAAGCAGTACAGTGCTTGAATGAAATGGTCACTAATGCATTGATTCATGTTGAAGATTGCTTGAAATCTATGGCTGGATTACGTGATCCTGCAATATTTAAGTCTTGTGCTATCCCTCAG ATTGTGGCGATGGGAACACTTGCATTATGCTATAACAATGTACAGGTATTTAGAGGGGTCGTGAAACTCAGGCGAG GTCTAATTGCCAAAGTGATTGATCGCACAAAGACAATGGATGATGTCTATGGTGCATTCTATGATTTTTCTTGCATGCTAAAAACAAAG GTGGACAAGAACGATCCAAATGCCATAAAAACACTTAAACGACTGGAAGCCATTGAGAAAGTCTGCAGAGAAAATGGAGATCTTCACAAGAG AAAATCTTACGTTAACAACGAAACACGATCAAAGGCTCTCTTG TTTTTAATGCTTGTTCCTCTACTGGCCATACTAGTTTTAGCGTATCTAAAACACACA
- the LOC106324379 gene encoding squalene synthase-like, with translation MGSLGTLLRYPDDIYPLLKMKRAIERAEKQIPPEPHWGFCYSMLHKVSRSFSLVIQQLRPELRNAVCVFYLVLRALDTVEDDTSIPTDEKLPILIAFHRHIYDTDWHYSCGTNEYKVLMDQFHHVSAAFLELDKGYQEAIEEITKRMGAGMAKFICQEVETVDDYDEYCHYVAGLVGLGLSKLFLASGSEVLTPDWDHISNSMGLFLQKTNIIRDYLEDINEIPESRMFWPRKIWGKYADKLEDLKYEENSTKAVNCLNEMVTNALTHIEDCLKYMAALRDPSIFRFCAIPQIMAIGTLALCYNNVQLFRGVVKLRRGLTAKVIDRTKTMADVYGAFYDFSCMLKTKVDKNDPNASNTLNRLEAMQKVCRDTGVLQKRKSYVNDEGQSNVYIVMLVILLAIVFAYLRAN, from the exons ATGGGGAGCTTGGGGACGTTACTGAGGTATCCGGATGATATATACCCGCTCCTGAAGATGAAGCGAGCGATCGAGAGAGCGGAGAAGCAGATCCCGCCTGAGCCACACTGGGGCTTCTGCTACTCAATGCTCCACAAGGTTTCTCGCAGCTTCTCTCTCGTTATCCAGCAGCTACGTCCCGAGCTTCGTAACGCT GTGTGCGTGTTCTACTTGGTTCTTCGAGCTCTTGATACTGTCG AGGATGACACAAGTATACCAACGGATGAAAAGCTGCCCATCCTGATTGCTTTCCACCGTCACATATACGATACTGACTGGCACTATTCAT GTGGTACGAATGAGTACAAGGTTTTGATGGACCAATTTCACCATGTTTCTGCAGCATTTTTGGAACTTGATAAAGG GTATCAAGAGGCTATCGAGGAAATAACCAAAAGAATGGGTGCGGGAATGGCCAAGTTTATCTGCCAGGAG GTAGAAACTGTTGATGACTACGATGAGTACTGCCACTATGTTGCTGGGCTTGTGGGTTTAGGTCTGTCTAAACTCTTCCTCGCTTCAGGATCAGAAGTTCTGACTCCAGATTGGGATCATATTTCCAATTCAATGGGTTTATTTCTTCAG AAAACAAACATTATTAGAGATTATCTTGAGGACATCAATGAGATACCAGAGTCCCGCATGTTTTGGCCTCGTAAGATTTGGGGCAAATATGCTGACAAGCTAGAG GACTTAAAATACGAGGAGAATTCGACGAAAGCAGTGAACTGCTTGAATGAAATGGTCACCAATGCCTTGACGCATATTGAAGATTGCTTGAAGTACATGGCTGCGTTGCGTGATCCTTCTATATTTCGGTTCTGTGCCATTCCCCAG ATCATGGCGATTGGAACACTTGCATTATGCTACAACAATGTACAATTATTTAGAGGAGTCGTAAAGCTGAGGCGAG GTCTAACTGCTAAAGTAATTGATCGCACAAAGACAATGGCTGATGTCTATGGTGCTTTCTATGATTTTTCTTGCATGCTTAAAACAAAG GTCGACAAGAACGATCCAAATGCCAGTAACACGCTAAACCGACTTGAAGCCATGCAGAAAGTCTGCAGAGACACTGGAGTCCTTCAAAAGAG AAAATCTTATGTTAATGACGAAGGACAATCCAATGTCTAT ATTGTAATGCTTGTGATTCTACTGGCCATAGTCTTTGCATATCTCAGAGCAAACTGA